The Nitrospira sp. sequence CATCAGCGATAAGGCGTACCCACGAGCTGTTTCGTGCCCGCAACACCATTGGTCTGCTGGTTGTATCCAAGCAGGCACTTCTCGACCTTCCGGACCCGGGTGGCTCCTCCGCCGTCGAACTTCGCGTCAGCGACGGGAATGTGCCCCGCGCAACCATCGTCGCCGTCGGCGACATCTGCGTGACCGAGGCGGTTGCAGTAATGGTAGCGGGGGTGGAAATTGGCTTGGCTATTCGCGTGGTGGCTATTGTGGAGCCGAGGTCGGTGTCCGACTACGGAACTGAGTCTTCTTATTCATCTGAGAATATGGCAGGGGATGGGCCGTATGTGGTAACAGTTCCTCCCGCGGATTCGACGGCGATCGGCGTGTCCTGGTGCGCATCCCGTTTCATCGCGACAGCTATGTGGGACACCTTTGGTTCCTCGTTTCCGATCTATGGTTTTGTCGAACGCTTTGGCTCTACGCCTTGGGAGACTCTTAAAGCGAATTCCCAGGACCGGTTGTCATTGGCTGCGGCCCTGGTGGGTGGGGGTTTGGCTCCCGGACGTCTTGTCGACGCCGTTGAGTGTCAAATCGCGGATGTCCATGATCCCAGCCACGCGGGGAGTGTGCCACAATTCAACTGCCCGCTTCTGTCTGCCGCACCATGGAAACCTGCCCAGTTCGATGTCGTAGTATAGTCCGAATGCCGTGCTTATGAGCCGCAAGCGTACTTGAGATGCAGCGAGAGCACGTAGCGTGGTGCGGCGGCGGCGGCGACCGACCCCAGGCCATGCAGCGACTGAGGAGATCGAAGAAAGGTCAGCATGCGGTTCGCACGGAACGCAACGCGCGTATGAATTCGATGATTGTTCCAGTCTTCATGCACATAAGTAGAATCTGTGTAATCGCCATCACCTGGCAGGGAGTCTGTGCGTCGGGCGGGGTCGAGAGGCTCGAACAGTAAGGTCTCAATGCTGGTGTCCTGTTGAGCAGCCGCTAAAAATACAATGCACTTAACGAACAATGATGGCGCGTCGGTGTGCGGCGAAAGAGACGACCTTGCTAAGTCGCAGTCGATCCATAGTTCCCTGCGGAGCGGTCGCCGGAGCCGCGCCATTTGTCCAGCATCGACAAAAGGCATGAATGTTGCCCGCAGCGCCGACTCGACCGCTGGGTCCGAAAGGCCTAGTTCTATCGCCATCCAGACGGGTCCCGAATCGGTAAGCTCCGACAAACGCTGCGCGCCGCGTCGGCTGTATTTGGTGACACTACCGAAACCGATCCTGTCTAGGGAAGTGAATGACGTGGGAGCAGGCAGAGCTTTAAGAAGATGGTCAAAAATCATAGGCGGCAATGCCGAATCGATGATCGCATGGGGAAAGGGTTCAGTATGGATCTTGGTGCGTCGGATCCCCCACTCGACGTGATGTGCTACATCTTCACTCATGCGGTGGAGATCATTCATGTTGGATCTAATCTAACAAACGGATAAAAACTAACGTATCATTTTCCTTGACACATTGACATGGTAGCTGAAATGCCAAATTTTGTCCTTCCGTTTTGTGGCCAGCTTTTGTGCTCATTTTCCAGGGCTTAATGCCCACGATGCCTTGTATACGCTCTTCCGAGAAATCATATTTCCCGAGTTGGTTAATAAATGGTAATTAGGGCGAAACGTAACCAAAGAATGTTTGCAGGAACAGTTTGAACAGGTTGTCCCTGCGGTGATTAAAGCGGTACTCAATTTCCTTCAGATACATCGGGAAGTGATATTGGGAAACGCCTCTGTAGTTATAGAGAATAGGCTTGCCGAATGACCAGAAGCCTTCGATTCCATTGATATGGTTCTTCGTGCGTCTATCAATGAGGCTCTTGGTGTGGTTGACGGTATGGTGCTTGCCGTAACGT is a genomic window containing:
- a CDS encoding IS1595 family transposase, which encodes MGRVYTKVMENFSAEMLMTHIRTNTRKGSVYYTDAFKGYQSLKRYGKHHTVNHTKSLIDRRTKNHINGIEGFWSFGKPILYNYRGVSQYHFPMYLKEIEYRFNHRRDNLFKLFLQTFFGYVSP